The proteins below are encoded in one region of Homo sapiens chromosome 2, GRCh38.p14 Primary Assembly:
- the ITPRID2 gene encoding protein ITPRID2 isoform 3 (isoform 3 is encoded by transcript variant 3) codes for MDRPLSSSAEAEEELEWQVASRRRKAWAKCRSSWQASETEDLSTEATTQDEEEDEEEDLPGAQLPAAGGRGNVPNEKIAIWLKDCRTPLGASLDEQSSSTLKGVLVRNGGSFEDDLSLGAEANHLHESDAQIENCNNILAKERRLQFHQKGRSMNSTGSGKSSGTVSSVSELLELYEEDPEEILYNLGFGRDEPDIASKIPSRFFNSSSFAKGIDIKVFLSAQMQRMEVENPNYALTSRFRQIEVLTTVANAFSSLYSQVSGTPLQRIGSMSSVTSNKETDPPPPLTRSNTANRLMKTLSKLNLCVDKTEKGESSSPSPSAEKGKILNVSVIEESGNKNDQKSQKIMKKKESSSMLATVKEEVSGSSAAVTENADSDRISDEANSNFNQGTENEQSKETQSHESKLGEESGIVESKLDSDFNISSHSELENSSELKSVHISTPEKEPCAPLTIPSIRNIMTQQKDSFEMEEVQSTEGEAPHVPATYQLGLTKSKRDHLLRTASQHSDSSGFAEDSTDCLSLNHLQVQESLQAMGSSADSCDSETTVTSLGEDLATPTAQDQPYFNESEEESLVPLQKGLEKAAAVADKRKSGSQDFPQCNTIENTGTKQSTCSPGDHIIEITEVEEDLFPAETVELLREASAESDVGKSSESEFTQYTTHHILKSLASIEAKCSDMSSENTTGPPSSMDRVNTALQRAQMKVCSLSNQRMGRSLLKSKDLLKQRYLFAKAGYPLRRSQSLPTTLLSPVRVVSSVNVRLSPGKETRCSPPSFTYKYTPEEEQELEKRVMEHDGQSLVKSTIFISPSSVKKEEAPQSEAPRVEECHHGRTPTCSRLAPPPMSQSTCSLHSIHSEWQERPLCEHTRTLSTHSVPNISGATCSAFASPFGCPYSHRHATYPYRVCSVNPPSAIEMQLRRVLHDIRNSLQNLSQYPMMRGPDPAAAPYSTQKSSVLPLYENTFQELQVMRRSLNLFRTQMMDLELAMLRQQTMVYHHMTEEERFEVDQLQGLRNSVRMELQDLELQLEERLLGLEEQLRAVRMPSPFRSSALMVTELMQEQSYLKSELGLGLGEMGFEIPPGESSESVFSQATSESSSVCSGPSHANRRTGVPSTASVGKSKTPLVARKKVFRASVALTPTAPSRTGSVQTPPDLESSEEVDAAEGAPEVVGPKSEVEEGHGKLPSMPAAEEMHKNVEQDELQQVIREIKESIVGEIRREIVSGLLAAVSSSKASNSKQDYH; via the exons ATGGACCGGCCCCTGTCGTCGTCGGCGGAGGCGGAGGAGGAACTGGAGTGGCAAGTGGCGAGTCGCAGGAGGAAGGCCTGGGCCAAGTGCCGCAGCTCCTGGCAAGCGTCGGAGACGGAGGATCTGTCCACAGAAGCGACGACGCAGGAcgaggaggaggacgaggaggaggacCTCCCCGGCGCGCAGCTGCCGGCAGCGGGGGGAAGAG GAAACGTGCCCAACGAGAAGATCGCGATATGGCTCAAGGACTGCCG TACACCTTTGGGAGCCTCACTGGATGAACAAAGCAGTAGTACACTCAAGG GTGTGCTTGTGAGAAATGGAGGAAGTTTTGAAGATGATTTGTCATTGGGAGCTGAAG CCAACCACCTCCATGAAAGTGATGCTCAAATTGAAAACTG CAATAATATCTTGGCCAAAGAGAGAAGATTACAGTTTCATCAGAAAGGGAGAAGTATGAATTCCACTGGATCTGGGAAAAGTAGTGGGACAGTTTCAAG TGTTTCAGAATTGTTGGAACTTTATGAGGAAGATCCTGAAGAAATTCTTTATAATCTTGGATTTGGACGTGATGAACCAGATATTGCTTCTAAAATTCCTTCCAGATTTTTTAATTCATCATCCTTTGCCAAAGGGATAGATATTAAAGTATTTTTGAGTGCTCAGATGCAACGGATGGAAGTAGAAAACCCAAATTATGCTTTAACAA GCCGTTTTCGTCAAATTGAAGTGCTTACTACTGTGGCCAATGcgttttcttctttatattctcAAGTCTCCGGGACGCCCCTGCAGAGAATTGGAAGTATGTCCTCAGTGACCTCTAACAAGGAGACAGACCCACCTCCACCTTTAACTCGAAGTAACACTGCAAATCGTTTAATGAAAACACTCTCAAAACTGAATTTATGTGTTGATaaaacagagaaaggagaaagtagTAGTCCTTCTCCATCAGCTGAAAAAGGAAAGATTCTAAATGTTTCAGTGATTGAAGAAAGTGGCAATAAAAACGATCAAAAGTCtcaaaaaattatgaagaagaaAGAGTCATCTTCTATGTTGGCTACAGTTAAAGAAGAAGTCTCTGGTAGTTCAGCAGCTGTTACGGAGAATGCTGATAGTGATAGAATTTCTGATGAAGCAAATAGTAATTTTAACCAAGGAactgaaaatgaacaaagtaaagAAACTCAAAGTCATGAGAGTAAACTGGGTGAGGAATCTGGTATTGTAGAATCCAAATTAGATAGTGATTTCAACATATCCAGCCACAGTGAGCTGGAAAATAGCAGTGAGCTGAAAAGTGTCCATATATCCACACCTGAAAAAGAGCCTTGTGCACCACTGACAATACCATCCATAAGAAATATAATGACACAGCAGAAGGACTCCTTCGAAATGGAAGAG GTTCAAAGTACGGAGGGAGAAGCTCCTCATGTTCCAGCCACTTACCAGCTAGGTCTTACGAAGTCGAAAAGAG ATCATCTGTTACGTACTGCAAGTCAGCATTCCGATAGCAGTGGTTTTGCTGAAGATTCTACAGACTGCCTATCCCTTAATCATCTTCAG gTTCAGGAGTCCTTGCAGGCTATGGGGAGTAGTGCTGATAGTTGTGACAGTGAGACAACAGTTACGTCACTTGGTGAAGACCTTGCCACACCAACAGCACAAGACCAGCCTTATTTTAATGAATCAGAGGAGGAGTCTCTTGTCCCTCTTCAGAAGGGACTAGAGAAGGCAGCAGCAGTTGCAGACAAAAGAAAATCAGGTAGCCAGGATTTCCCTCAGTGCAACACCATTGAGAATACAGGAACTAAACAGTCCACCTGTAGTCCAGGGGATCATATCATTGAAATTACTGAAGTGGAAGAGGATTTGTTTCCAGCAGAGACAGTAGAGCTACTGAGGGAAGCAAGTGCTGAAAGTGATGTGGGTAAAAGCAGTGAAAGTGAATTTACTCAGTATACCACACACCATATTCTGAAATCATTGGCTTCTATTGAAGCTAAATGCAGTGATATGAGCTCTGAAAATACAACTGGGCCTCCCTCTTCCATGGACAGAGTTAATACAGCTTTGCAAAGAGCTCAAATGAAGGTTTGCAGTCTGTCTAATCAAAGGATGGGGCGTAGCCTGCTAAAATCAAAAGATTTGTTAAAACAAAGGTACTTATTTGCAAAAGCTGGCTATCCTCTAAGAAGGTCTCAGTCTTTACCAACCACCTTATTGAGCCCAGTAAGGGTTGTGTCCTCTGTCAATGTTCGATTATCTCCAGGAAAAGAGACCAGATGCAGCCCACCTTCCTTCACCTATAAGTACACACCTGAAGAGGAGCAGGAATTGGAAAAGCGGGTGATGGAACATGATGGTCAGTCTTTAGTTAAATCGACCATTTTCATCTCTCCATCATCTGTGAAGAAAGAAGAAGCCCCCCAGAGTGAGGCGCCGCGGGTGGAGGAATGCCATCATGGAAGGACTCCTACCTGTTCACGGCTTGCTCCACCACCAATGTCTCAGTCTACCTGTTCCCTTCATTCCATCCACTCTGAGTGGCAAGAAAGGCCCCTGTGTGAGCACACAAGAACTCTGAGCACTCACAGTGTTCCCAACATATCAGGGGCTACTTGTAGTGCCTTCGCTTCCCCTTTCGGGTGTCCTTACTCACATAGACATGCCACCTACCCTTACCGAGTGTGCTCTGTGAATCCTCCTTCAGCCATAGAAATGCAGTTGCGAAGAGTATTACATGATATTAGAAACTCACTGCAGAATCTTTCACAG TACCCTATGATGAGAGGACCTGATCCTGCTGCTGCTCCATATAGTACTCAGAAATCATCTGTTCTACCTCTTTATGAA AATACTTTTCAGGAGCTCCAGGTAATGAGGCGGAGCCTGAATTTGTTTAGAACACAAATGATGGATTTAGAATTGGCAATGCTGCGTCAGCAAACCATGGTTTATCATCATATGACTGAGGAGGAGAG GTTTGAAGTTGATCAGCTCCAGGGTTTGAGAAATTCAGTCCGAATGGAACTTCAGGACCTGGAACTGCAGCTGGAGGAGCGCCTGCTGGGCCTGGAGGAGCAGCTTCGTGCTGTGCGCATGCCTTCACCCTTCCGCTCCTCCGCACTCATG GTCACTGAACTGATGCAGGAGCAGTCATACCTGAAGTCTGAATTGGGCCTGGGACTTGGAGAAATGGGATTTGAAATTCCTCCTGGAGAAAGCTCAGAATCTGTTTTTTCCCAAGCAACATCAGAATCATCTTCTGTATGTTCTGGTCCCTCTCATGCTAACAGAAGAACTGGAGTACCTTCTACTGCCTCAGTGGGCAAATCCAAAACCCCATTAGTGGCAAGGAAGAAAGTGTTCCGAGCATCGGTGGCTCTAACGCCAACAGCTCCTTCTAGAACAGGCTCTGTGCAGACACCTCCAGATTTGGAAAGTTCTGAGGAAGTTGATGCAGCTGAAGGAGCCCCAGAAGTTGTAGGACCTAAATCTGAAGTGGAAGAAGGGCATGGAAAACTCCCATCAATGCCAGCTGCTGAGGAAATGCATAAAAATGTGGAGCAAGATGAGTTGCAGCAAGTCATACGGGAG
- the ITPRID2 gene encoding protein ITPRID2 isoform X6, with the protein MDRPLSSSAEAEEELEWQVASRRRKAWAKCRSSWQASETEDLSTEATTQDEEEDEEEDLPGAQLPAAGGRGNVPNEKIAIWLKDCRTPLGASLDEQSSSTLKGVLVRNGGSFEDDLSLGAEANHLHESDAQIENCNNILAKERRLQFHQKGRSMNSTGSGKSSGTVSSVSELLELYEEDPEEILYNLGFGRDEPDIASKIPSRFFNSSSFAKGIDIKVFLSAQMQRMEVENPNYALTSRFRQIEVLTTVANAFSSLYSQVSGTPLQRIGSMSSVTSNKETDPPPPLTRSNTANRLMKTLSKLNLCVDKTEKGESSSPSPSAEKGKILNVSVIEESGNKNDQKSQKIMKKKESSSMLATVKEEVSGSSAAVTENADSDRISDEANSNFNQGTENEQSKETQSHESKLGEESGIVESKLDSDFNISSHSELENSSELKSVHISTPEKEPCAPLTIPSIRNIMTQQKDSFEMEEVQSTEGEAPHVPATYQLGLTKSKRDHLLRTASQHSDSSGFAEDSTDCLSLNHLQVQESLQAMGSSADSCDSETTVTSLGEDLATPTAQDQPYFNESEEESLVPLQKGLEKAAAVADKRKSGSQDFPQCNTIENTGTKQSTCSPGDHIIEITEVEEDLFPAETVELLREASAESDVGKSSESEFTQYTTHHILKSLASIEAKCSDMSSENTTGPPSSMDRVNTALQRAQMKVCSLSNQRMGRSLLKSKDLLKQRYLFAKAGYPLRRSQSLPTTLLSPVRVVSSVNVRLSPGKETRCSPPSFTYKYTPEEEQELEKRVMEHDGQSLVKSTIFISPSSVKKEEAPQSEAPRVEECHHGRTPTCSRLAPPPMSQSTCSLHSIHSEWQERPLCEHTRTLSTHSVPNISGATCSAFASPFGCPYSHRHATYPYRVCSVNPPSAIEMQLRRVLHDIRNSLQNLSQFSPCWLLWHHVLLVLLVAL; encoded by the exons ATGGACCGGCCCCTGTCGTCGTCGGCGGAGGCGGAGGAGGAACTGGAGTGGCAAGTGGCGAGTCGCAGGAGGAAGGCCTGGGCCAAGTGCCGCAGCTCCTGGCAAGCGTCGGAGACGGAGGATCTGTCCACAGAAGCGACGACGCAGGAcgaggaggaggacgaggaggaggacCTCCCCGGCGCGCAGCTGCCGGCAGCGGGGGGAAGAG GAAACGTGCCCAACGAGAAGATCGCGATATGGCTCAAGGACTGCCG TACACCTTTGGGAGCCTCACTGGATGAACAAAGCAGTAGTACACTCAAGG GTGTGCTTGTGAGAAATGGAGGAAGTTTTGAAGATGATTTGTCATTGGGAGCTGAAG CCAACCACCTCCATGAAAGTGATGCTCAAATTGAAAACTG CAATAATATCTTGGCCAAAGAGAGAAGATTACAGTTTCATCAGAAAGGGAGAAGTATGAATTCCACTGGATCTGGGAAAAGTAGTGGGACAGTTTCAAG TGTTTCAGAATTGTTGGAACTTTATGAGGAAGATCCTGAAGAAATTCTTTATAATCTTGGATTTGGACGTGATGAACCAGATATTGCTTCTAAAATTCCTTCCAGATTTTTTAATTCATCATCCTTTGCCAAAGGGATAGATATTAAAGTATTTTTGAGTGCTCAGATGCAACGGATGGAAGTAGAAAACCCAAATTATGCTTTAACAA GCCGTTTTCGTCAAATTGAAGTGCTTACTACTGTGGCCAATGcgttttcttctttatattctcAAGTCTCCGGGACGCCCCTGCAGAGAATTGGAAGTATGTCCTCAGTGACCTCTAACAAGGAGACAGACCCACCTCCACCTTTAACTCGAAGTAACACTGCAAATCGTTTAATGAAAACACTCTCAAAACTGAATTTATGTGTTGATaaaacagagaaaggagaaagtagTAGTCCTTCTCCATCAGCTGAAAAAGGAAAGATTCTAAATGTTTCAGTGATTGAAGAAAGTGGCAATAAAAACGATCAAAAGTCtcaaaaaattatgaagaagaaAGAGTCATCTTCTATGTTGGCTACAGTTAAAGAAGAAGTCTCTGGTAGTTCAGCAGCTGTTACGGAGAATGCTGATAGTGATAGAATTTCTGATGAAGCAAATAGTAATTTTAACCAAGGAactgaaaatgaacaaagtaaagAAACTCAAAGTCATGAGAGTAAACTGGGTGAGGAATCTGGTATTGTAGAATCCAAATTAGATAGTGATTTCAACATATCCAGCCACAGTGAGCTGGAAAATAGCAGTGAGCTGAAAAGTGTCCATATATCCACACCTGAAAAAGAGCCTTGTGCACCACTGACAATACCATCCATAAGAAATATAATGACACAGCAGAAGGACTCCTTCGAAATGGAAGAG GTTCAAAGTACGGAGGGAGAAGCTCCTCATGTTCCAGCCACTTACCAGCTAGGTCTTACGAAGTCGAAAAGAG ATCATCTGTTACGTACTGCAAGTCAGCATTCCGATAGCAGTGGTTTTGCTGAAGATTCTACAGACTGCCTATCCCTTAATCATCTTCAG gTTCAGGAGTCCTTGCAGGCTATGGGGAGTAGTGCTGATAGTTGTGACAGTGAGACAACAGTTACGTCACTTGGTGAAGACCTTGCCACACCAACAGCACAAGACCAGCCTTATTTTAATGAATCAGAGGAGGAGTCTCTTGTCCCTCTTCAGAAGGGACTAGAGAAGGCAGCAGCAGTTGCAGACAAAAGAAAATCAGGTAGCCAGGATTTCCCTCAGTGCAACACCATTGAGAATACAGGAACTAAACAGTCCACCTGTAGTCCAGGGGATCATATCATTGAAATTACTGAAGTGGAAGAGGATTTGTTTCCAGCAGAGACAGTAGAGCTACTGAGGGAAGCAAGTGCTGAAAGTGATGTGGGTAAAAGCAGTGAAAGTGAATTTACTCAGTATACCACACACCATATTCTGAAATCATTGGCTTCTATTGAAGCTAAATGCAGTGATATGAGCTCTGAAAATACAACTGGGCCTCCCTCTTCCATGGACAGAGTTAATACAGCTTTGCAAAGAGCTCAAATGAAGGTTTGCAGTCTGTCTAATCAAAGGATGGGGCGTAGCCTGCTAAAATCAAAAGATTTGTTAAAACAAAGGTACTTATTTGCAAAAGCTGGCTATCCTCTAAGAAGGTCTCAGTCTTTACCAACCACCTTATTGAGCCCAGTAAGGGTTGTGTCCTCTGTCAATGTTCGATTATCTCCAGGAAAAGAGACCAGATGCAGCCCACCTTCCTTCACCTATAAGTACACACCTGAAGAGGAGCAGGAATTGGAAAAGCGGGTGATGGAACATGATGGTCAGTCTTTAGTTAAATCGACCATTTTCATCTCTCCATCATCTGTGAAGAAAGAAGAAGCCCCCCAGAGTGAGGCGCCGCGGGTGGAGGAATGCCATCATGGAAGGACTCCTACCTGTTCACGGCTTGCTCCACCACCAATGTCTCAGTCTACCTGTTCCCTTCATTCCATCCACTCTGAGTGGCAAGAAAGGCCCCTGTGTGAGCACACAAGAACTCTGAGCACTCACAGTGTTCCCAACATATCAGGGGCTACTTGTAGTGCCTTCGCTTCCCCTTTCGGGTGTCCTTACTCACATAGACATGCCACCTACCCTTACCGAGTGTGCTCTGTGAATCCTCCTTCAGCCATAGAAATGCAGTTGCGAAGAGTATTACATGATATTAGAAACTCACTGCAGAATCTTTCACAG TTTTCTCCCTGTTGGCTTCTGTGGCACCACGTTCTCCTGGTTCTGCTCGTAGCTCTCTGA
- the ITPRID2 gene encoding protein ITPRID2 isoform 1 (isoform 1 is encoded by transcript variant 1), producing the protein MDRPLSSSAEAEEELEWQVASRRRKAWAKCRSSWQASETEDLSTEATTQDEEEDEEEDLPGAQLPAAGGRGNVPNEKIAIWLKDCRTPLGASLDEQSSSTLKGVLVRNGGSFEDDLSLGAEANHLHESDAQIENCNNILAKERRLQFHQKGRSMNSTGSGKSSGTVSSVSELLELYEEDPEEILYNLGFGRDEPDIASKIPSRFFNSSSFAKGIDIKVFLSAQMQRMEVENPNYALTSRFRQIEVLTTVANAFSSLYSQVSGTPLQRIGSMSSVTSNKETDPPPPLTRSNTANRLMKTLSKLNLCVDKTEKGESSSPSPSAEKGKILNVSVIEESGNKNDQKSQKIMKKKESSSMLATVKEEVSGSSAAVTENADSDRISDEANSNFNQGTENEQSKETQSHESKLGEESGIVESKLDSDFNISSHSELENSSELKSVHISTPEKEPCAPLTIPSIRNIMTQQKDSFEMEEVQSTEGEAPHVPATYQLGLTKSKRDHLLRTASQHSDSSGFAEDSTDCLSLNHLQVQESLQAMGSSADSCDSETTVTSLGEDLATPTAQDQPYFNESEEESLVPLQKGLEKAAAVADKRKSGSQDFPQCNTIENTGTKQSTCSPGDHIIEITEVEEDLFPAETVELLREASAESDVGKSSESEFTQYTTHHILKSLASIEAKCSDMSSENTTGPPSSMDRVNTALQRAQMKVCSLSNQRMGRSLLKSKDLLKQRYLFAKAGYPLRRSQSLPTTLLSPVRVVSSVNVRLSPGKETRCSPPSFTYKYTPEEEQELEKRVMEHDGQSLVKSTIFISPSSVKKEEAPQSEAPRVEECHHGRTPTCSRLAPPPMSQSTCSLHSIHSEWQERPLCEHTRTLSTHSVPNISGATCSAFASPFGCPYSHRHATYPYRVCSVNPPSAIEMQLRRVLHDIRNSLQNLSQYPMMRGPDPAAAPYSTQKSSVLPLYENTFQELQVMRRSLNLFRTQMMDLELAMLRQQTMVYHHMTEEERFEVDQLQGLRNSVRMELQDLELQLEERLLGLEEQLRAVRMPSPFRSSALMGMCGSRSADNLSCPSPLNVMEPVTELMQEQSYLKSELGLGLGEMGFEIPPGESSESVFSQATSESSSVCSGPSHANRRTGVPSTASVGKSKTPLVARKKVFRASVALTPTAPSRTGSVQTPPDLESSEEVDAAEGAPEVVGPKSEVEEGHGKLPSMPAAEEMHKNVEQDELQQVIREIKESIVGEIRREIVSGLLAAVSSSKASNSKQDYH; encoded by the exons ATGGACCGGCCCCTGTCGTCGTCGGCGGAGGCGGAGGAGGAACTGGAGTGGCAAGTGGCGAGTCGCAGGAGGAAGGCCTGGGCCAAGTGCCGCAGCTCCTGGCAAGCGTCGGAGACGGAGGATCTGTCCACAGAAGCGACGACGCAGGAcgaggaggaggacgaggaggaggacCTCCCCGGCGCGCAGCTGCCGGCAGCGGGGGGAAGAG GAAACGTGCCCAACGAGAAGATCGCGATATGGCTCAAGGACTGCCG TACACCTTTGGGAGCCTCACTGGATGAACAAAGCAGTAGTACACTCAAGG GTGTGCTTGTGAGAAATGGAGGAAGTTTTGAAGATGATTTGTCATTGGGAGCTGAAG CCAACCACCTCCATGAAAGTGATGCTCAAATTGAAAACTG CAATAATATCTTGGCCAAAGAGAGAAGATTACAGTTTCATCAGAAAGGGAGAAGTATGAATTCCACTGGATCTGGGAAAAGTAGTGGGACAGTTTCAAG TGTTTCAGAATTGTTGGAACTTTATGAGGAAGATCCTGAAGAAATTCTTTATAATCTTGGATTTGGACGTGATGAACCAGATATTGCTTCTAAAATTCCTTCCAGATTTTTTAATTCATCATCCTTTGCCAAAGGGATAGATATTAAAGTATTTTTGAGTGCTCAGATGCAACGGATGGAAGTAGAAAACCCAAATTATGCTTTAACAA GCCGTTTTCGTCAAATTGAAGTGCTTACTACTGTGGCCAATGcgttttcttctttatattctcAAGTCTCCGGGACGCCCCTGCAGAGAATTGGAAGTATGTCCTCAGTGACCTCTAACAAGGAGACAGACCCACCTCCACCTTTAACTCGAAGTAACACTGCAAATCGTTTAATGAAAACACTCTCAAAACTGAATTTATGTGTTGATaaaacagagaaaggagaaagtagTAGTCCTTCTCCATCAGCTGAAAAAGGAAAGATTCTAAATGTTTCAGTGATTGAAGAAAGTGGCAATAAAAACGATCAAAAGTCtcaaaaaattatgaagaagaaAGAGTCATCTTCTATGTTGGCTACAGTTAAAGAAGAAGTCTCTGGTAGTTCAGCAGCTGTTACGGAGAATGCTGATAGTGATAGAATTTCTGATGAAGCAAATAGTAATTTTAACCAAGGAactgaaaatgaacaaagtaaagAAACTCAAAGTCATGAGAGTAAACTGGGTGAGGAATCTGGTATTGTAGAATCCAAATTAGATAGTGATTTCAACATATCCAGCCACAGTGAGCTGGAAAATAGCAGTGAGCTGAAAAGTGTCCATATATCCACACCTGAAAAAGAGCCTTGTGCACCACTGACAATACCATCCATAAGAAATATAATGACACAGCAGAAGGACTCCTTCGAAATGGAAGAG GTTCAAAGTACGGAGGGAGAAGCTCCTCATGTTCCAGCCACTTACCAGCTAGGTCTTACGAAGTCGAAAAGAG ATCATCTGTTACGTACTGCAAGTCAGCATTCCGATAGCAGTGGTTTTGCTGAAGATTCTACAGACTGCCTATCCCTTAATCATCTTCAG gTTCAGGAGTCCTTGCAGGCTATGGGGAGTAGTGCTGATAGTTGTGACAGTGAGACAACAGTTACGTCACTTGGTGAAGACCTTGCCACACCAACAGCACAAGACCAGCCTTATTTTAATGAATCAGAGGAGGAGTCTCTTGTCCCTCTTCAGAAGGGACTAGAGAAGGCAGCAGCAGTTGCAGACAAAAGAAAATCAGGTAGCCAGGATTTCCCTCAGTGCAACACCATTGAGAATACAGGAACTAAACAGTCCACCTGTAGTCCAGGGGATCATATCATTGAAATTACTGAAGTGGAAGAGGATTTGTTTCCAGCAGAGACAGTAGAGCTACTGAGGGAAGCAAGTGCTGAAAGTGATGTGGGTAAAAGCAGTGAAAGTGAATTTACTCAGTATACCACACACCATATTCTGAAATCATTGGCTTCTATTGAAGCTAAATGCAGTGATATGAGCTCTGAAAATACAACTGGGCCTCCCTCTTCCATGGACAGAGTTAATACAGCTTTGCAAAGAGCTCAAATGAAGGTTTGCAGTCTGTCTAATCAAAGGATGGGGCGTAGCCTGCTAAAATCAAAAGATTTGTTAAAACAAAGGTACTTATTTGCAAAAGCTGGCTATCCTCTAAGAAGGTCTCAGTCTTTACCAACCACCTTATTGAGCCCAGTAAGGGTTGTGTCCTCTGTCAATGTTCGATTATCTCCAGGAAAAGAGACCAGATGCAGCCCACCTTCCTTCACCTATAAGTACACACCTGAAGAGGAGCAGGAATTGGAAAAGCGGGTGATGGAACATGATGGTCAGTCTTTAGTTAAATCGACCATTTTCATCTCTCCATCATCTGTGAAGAAAGAAGAAGCCCCCCAGAGTGAGGCGCCGCGGGTGGAGGAATGCCATCATGGAAGGACTCCTACCTGTTCACGGCTTGCTCCACCACCAATGTCTCAGTCTACCTGTTCCCTTCATTCCATCCACTCTGAGTGGCAAGAAAGGCCCCTGTGTGAGCACACAAGAACTCTGAGCACTCACAGTGTTCCCAACATATCAGGGGCTACTTGTAGTGCCTTCGCTTCCCCTTTCGGGTGTCCTTACTCACATAGACATGCCACCTACCCTTACCGAGTGTGCTCTGTGAATCCTCCTTCAGCCATAGAAATGCAGTTGCGAAGAGTATTACATGATATTAGAAACTCACTGCAGAATCTTTCACAG TACCCTATGATGAGAGGACCTGATCCTGCTGCTGCTCCATATAGTACTCAGAAATCATCTGTTCTACCTCTTTATGAA AATACTTTTCAGGAGCTCCAGGTAATGAGGCGGAGCCTGAATTTGTTTAGAACACAAATGATGGATTTAGAATTGGCAATGCTGCGTCAGCAAACCATGGTTTATCATCATATGACTGAGGAGGAGAG GTTTGAAGTTGATCAGCTCCAGGGTTTGAGAAATTCAGTCCGAATGGAACTTCAGGACCTGGAACTGCAGCTGGAGGAGCGCCTGCTGGGCCTGGAGGAGCAGCTTCGTGCTGTGCGCATGCCTTCACCCTTCCGCTCCTCCGCACTCATG GGAATGTGTGGCAGTAGAAGCGCTGATAACTTGTCATGCCCTTCTCCATTGAATGTAATGGAACCA GTCACTGAACTGATGCAGGAGCAGTCATACCTGAAGTCTGAATTGGGCCTGGGACTTGGAGAAATGGGATTTGAAATTCCTCCTGGAGAAAGCTCAGAATCTGTTTTTTCCCAAGCAACATCAGAATCATCTTCTGTATGTTCTGGTCCCTCTCATGCTAACAGAAGAACTGGAGTACCTTCTACTGCCTCAGTGGGCAAATCCAAAACCCCATTAGTGGCAAGGAAGAAAGTGTTCCGAGCATCGGTGGCTCTAACGCCAACAGCTCCTTCTAGAACAGGCTCTGTGCAGACACCTCCAGATTTGGAAAGTTCTGAGGAAGTTGATGCAGCTGAAGGAGCCCCAGAAGTTGTAGGACCTAAATCTGAAGTGGAAGAAGGGCATGGAAAACTCCCATCAATGCCAGCTGCTGAGGAAATGCATAAAAATGTGGAGCAAGATGAGTTGCAGCAAGTCATACGGGAG